In the Verrucomicrobiia bacterium genome, one interval contains:
- a CDS encoding glycogen-binding domain-containing protein, protein MRKSDKPKRGLGNTRQVRLELYRPESREVFIAGSFNDWQVAASPLNHLGESIWVVDLCLAPGRHEYRFIADGEWIDDPNAKEIVSNPHGGFNSILIVEPV, encoded by the coding sequence ATGAGAAAAAGCGACAAGCCGAAGAGAGGTCTCGGGAACACGCGACAGGTGCGCTTGGAACTGTATCGTCCCGAATCTCGCGAAGTGTTCATCGCAGGTTCATTCAACGACTGGCAGGTGGCCGCCTCGCCCCTGAATCATTTGGGCGAGTCGATCTGGGTTGTGGATCTGTGCCTGGCGCCAGGGCGCCACGAATACCGCTTTATAGCGGACGGCGAGTGGATTGACGACCCCAACGCGAAGGAGATCGTGTCGAATCCGCATGGGGGATTCAACTCGATCCTGATTGTCGAGCCTGTGTAA